AAGATCTCCCCAACCTGGAGAATGGGAGGGGATGGATCCAACCACTTGAGGATTATGGGGTCCAATCCCTGGGTCACAGCCTCCCCCACCCACACCGAGAAGCATGTTCCTGGAGCATGCTTCTAACCCAGGAAGAGTTTAACACTAGAaaattcccctcccctctcttcccatgCTAGGGGAAGCATCACACAAGGGTCTCCATTCTGGCCATCAAGTGAGAGATGTACCTAATGTTTTCCATTCTCCCTGTTAGgtgaaaagtaaaataactaagGGACACCCAACTTCTTTGTTCACTCCAGAGAGGCCCCATTCTCTCTTGCCCCGGAATTGTTGGGGGAAGGTGCTACAGCTCCGGGGTCTATCTCCTGGAACAGGTGGGAGAGGCGCTAGGCTGGGGAGTGTAGGAAGGGGCTCCCTTCGCTCGGGAAGGTGCTACACCAGGGGTTCCTCATTCTGCAAGTCCGGTGAGAGGCGTTATCTTCCGAGGGTCCTCATGCCCCCCTCCCCTGGGCTACCTTGGCACTCTCCGCGTTTccggggggtgggggaggagcgCGCACCTTGGTGGAAGCTGACGTCATGGCCCTGGACGCCAGCTCCCGGGACGCAGCTGCAGCAGCTGCCGCGCGAGCAAAGACTAGAGCAACCCAGCCAAACGGCCGCGGAAGTCCCGCCCCTCTGTTGGGCTAGTGGCTTCTCACCGGCCCCTAGAGTTCGCCGCTCTCCTGCTCGCGCTCCTCCCCCGCACCATCAGCCGGAGGGAGCGTTCAGTCCACGGGGTTTGAAGGGAAGGTGCCAGGCGCAGCAGCAATTCGTCCCTACTACCGGGGTTGGTAGGCGGGGTTCACTCTGCTTCCGGCGGGGCGCCAGGACACTTCCGTTTCTGGATTTGGTTTCTTTCCGTTGCCCCACCTCCCAAGTTTCCCCGGCCTCAGGGGTCTCCCGCCCTCCCTACTCAGCAGGAACCCCAGGGCTCCTAGGATATAAAACAAGAAGGGACTACAAAACAAGAACTCACGCCATTGGCTTAGATTACCTACACTTTATTGTAACTAGCAGAAACAGCCGAAAGGCTAGGAAAGGGAAAGTAGAGTCACCCAAACACAATTGGGGTAAAAATAACCAAACGAAATCAAgcccttctccccacctcccacccccaaccccgaGGGCAACCAGCAAAATCTTCAGCCactaaagtggggaaaaaaaggccGAACCCCCAAAATAACTGGGAATGTTACTTGAAGGGACGTTAAATATGAGACGTGGGGTAAGGGGCACCCCCAAATCTTTGGGAGTGGAATGGAATGGCCTAACGGACCATGTATTCTTTGCGCTTGTTGAGTCGGACTTGGCAGAACGAGAAGCCTCCAACCAAGGCATAGAGGCCGGCGGCAATGAAGCAGTTGTAACTCACACTTTCAAAAAGCGCAAAGATTTTTTCAGGATTATCCCTGGGGGACGAAAGAAAGGGTGAAGATAAAATAGTTGCTAGATTGCCCAAGTCCTCATTGCCCCCAAAGTACTTGAAGGCCACCCCTTTCGGTTTTCTAGCAACACTCCAAGTCTTCAGGGCCCTAACTCTAGTCCCAGACCCAGGGGAAAACCTCTTATTCCCTACAACTCACTGGGAAAAATCATCTTCTTCAACAGGTAAATCCTCAAACAATCCAGCAGTATGGAGATTGAAGAAAATTCCCAGAATAACCTGagaagaaattcaagaaaaatatgagaTTAAGGGGTAACTGAAACCAGAAATTTGAATTCTTAGTCCGTTCTGAAGAATCAACCTTGACGTGCCCTTTTCTTTCTCGTTGCCATAACATCAGACTCGCACATCTGGCAGTACCTAGGGATATGCTCAGACGAAACCAGAATCGGCCGCCTAATTTGGTGTGTAACTCAAAAAGAGTTGAAAACACCCTCCTAGTACACTCTCAACTCAAAAGGGAAAACTTTCATTTATAGATGAACATACAGATCGCTCCCACATCTCTTTTTCCAAAGGAGCTTCGCCATCACGGGAAGGACTTCCTTCTTTGGCATTCTATTCCAATCCGGAGGCCAGAGTCGAAACAGGGGTAACTGTGCCCCAGATTTTTCCTTTATCAGATTCAGAATCTTGCTTTCCTTAAATCGCCTCTCGTTTTTCAAGCTCCCCAGACCTTCCCCAAGTCCCGTCCCAACTTCGACTTGATCCCCATTagactgcctttctttgtattctcaggtCTTAGCAGTGGcaagtacatagtaagtgcttaatattgTCTGACTTCACTTTTTCTCTCCTAGTCCCCAATCCCCGTCTTCCCACCATCCCTTTCTTCCCCCAAATTGTTTCCCTTGACTCCTTGCAAAAGCTCTTAGGACCTACCCCAAAAGGGTTTCAATCATTCATACCTCGATGCCCCAGAATCTCCGGGCCCCAAGTCCTAGAGATCCCCCCCGAGTCCTTCCCCCCAGCCTCCCACGGCCTCCTCACCAACATGATCACCGCCCAGACGCTAAGGACGATACCGCAGGCAGCCAGCTTGGGCCCACAACATAAGAGGGACACCATCTCGAGCGCAGGCCGGGGAGGACAGTACAGAAACAGAGGCGGAGTACGGGTCCCAAGAAACCAAATACCGGTTTCAGGTGCCTTAGCCCAGCTGGAGTGTACGTGGGGGCCGCCGGGAAGGACAGAACGGGAGCCCGGAGGGGTGGGAGCTGGGAGAAGGGGGGAGGAACCAAAGAGCAGGAatagaaagcaggcttaaagcgCCGGAGGCCGGCCATTCCCAGAGAAGGGGATGATAAAGGAGAAAAAGTTTAATGAAAAAAGGTGCAGAGGACGATATTTCAAAGCACTTCCAACTCCTACTAAGTTAcgaaattttcccttttctttctccccacgAATATGGTACAGTCCATTGGAAAGGATGAAGAAAGGGGGTCGTCACGTGACCGAATACCTCCAGAGTCACGTGGCCCGGAAGGtccttctctcagtctctctcctctAGTGAACAGTGAGTTTCTCTCTGTTTTCTTAGTTCCAGGCCATTTCTTTGGATGCTGACCCGAATTTAACCCTATCCTTTAAATAGTGAAATGCCGGGGAAGGGCCTTGCCCGACTGTCGTGTAGGGGAATAGGGTCGGGCAGTGCCTCTTATTAGGGAAGGAGGCCCATTTCCATCTTGGGTTTTGGAAGGGATGTGATGTAAAGGCCTGGTTGTTCCGTGGAGATGATCGCATATATATCTTCATATTTGCCAGGTGGGCcttctgaaattttaaaagtatggGCTGGGGGGCAGTAGGAAAAACCAGGGACTGAGCCATCTAACGGGAAAAATCCTTtgttcctactttttttttctttcccccgaACAGTTAGGAACTAGGAAGTGCATTTTAGGTCCCTTTCTCAAAGTCCAAGTCCCTGGGGTCTTTTTGCTTCAGTGACCCAACCGAAAGGCTTGGTATCATCAGGAAAGCAATTGAAATTAACGAGAGAATGACATacactacattttttttttaaaccttaccttctgtcttggcttactgtgtattggctccaaggcagaagagtggtaagggctaggcaatgggggttaagtgacttgcccagggtcacacagctaggaagtgtctgaggccagatttgaacctagaacctccagtttctaggcctgactcaatcccctgagccacccaactgccctcatacactatattcttttttttttgtttgttttgttttaaacccttaacttctgtgtattggctcataggtggaagagtggtaagggtgggcaatgggggttaagtgacttgcccagggtcacacggctgggaagtgtctgaggccagatttgaacctaggacctcctgtctccaggcctggctctcaatccactgagctacccagctgccctcatacaCTACATTCTTAAAGCTGTAAGAATGTTAATTCTAAACCCCATATTTTGCCACTAAGGAAATTTAGGTTCAGAGGTTGTGATTTGTCCCTTGGAAAAGAGTTAAtgtcagaatcagaatttgagcCCAGGGTTTTAAATTAAATGCTCTTTCCATCACCCTACACCTTCCTTACTACAAAAGCATAGTGTACCCATATCTGGAATACTGTATTTAATTCTGACTCATGAACCTAAGTAGTAGAACAGACCTCAAGgtggtattttatatatatatatgtttctgtaGTGGAAAGAGACCTGGACAGGTAATAGAGTTTGTCATTGGAGAGTCatcatggtatagtagaaaaagcaaagttaatttggaacctagatcctgggttcaaatccttcttttgATATTAACTGGATGttaaaggttaaattatttaaccttttgtgtgaccctgggcaagtcatttgacccccattgcccacccttaccactcttccacctaggagccaatacatagaagttaagggttaaaaaacaaaaacaaaaaaattatttaacctctgagTCTGTATTCAtgtgtaaaataggggtaataatactTGTTTTATTTATCTGAAGGTGGAAAGGACCACAAGATAATGGATATAATGCTCTGAAGTAGtttaaagtgttttaaatttGGAACAAAATGAGGGCCATAAAATCAGTTACTCTTAGTGTTGGGACAGAATGATGATGGAAACAACTTCAACCTAGAGTTTAGTTATATTCATGGATGACTGACCTTTAATGGCTATTTGAATAACTACTCTAATCTTTTGAGCCAGAGAAGATGATTGTCTTCATGGTACATCGAAAGGTTGTACTAGTTTGTGTCCTTATGCTAGCATTGCAATTATTTTGTTCCTTGAGCAACAGAGGTTGAGATACCTTGTATTATTGATTTATTAGTTTATTTCAGATTGTGGCAAAGGGGCAGGGATATCTAAGTAAGAAGCAATGAGGTGGTAGAGCTTGGGGACTATCGCTGGGAGAAGGGAATGGGAACCTTCATATCTGGTTATAATTAGAGCTTTCCCATCCTTGGGAGAATGATAGGGATGGGCTGCCTCTGCCCCAGAAGGAGAGTCAAAGGGAAGatcatttctttccagaatgagAAGCATGTGTAGAGAGTGGGAGACAAGTGTTGGGAAGGAGCTAAATGTGACTTAATGATCAGTGACACTGGGGAGTGAAATTAAGCATGATTTATACCAGAAGAAGAAAGACTCCTCCTGAGAGGTGGGTGAAAAAGGAGAGGTAGGTCTGATATGGGGACAGAGCCTTAAACTTGTTATTTTTGTGCCTATGAGTATGAATGTAGAAGGACTAGGGTTAGGAAAGGAAATAGGACTTTGCTAAGCCAATTAGAGTAGTGGTTAGCCAGATGGGTAGGTGACAAAGAGCAGATAGATCACTGTGGGGTAGAGTCCACTTGTGAGTTTTATACATGTAGGTATGAGATTTAGAAGGATTAAGgttaggaaaggaaaagagatttttaaggCCAATCAGAGTGATGGTCAGACAGATAATAGGTTTAAATGGTAATGCTGTTCTCTATTCTGCTGGGCCGAAGGTACTCATAGGGCAGATCTAGATTCTTATTACGGGCCACAATCTCTTTTTCTAGAGTGTCTAATTCTTCCAGGAAATGACTCAGCACAGCCTTGGGCCCAGGTCCTGAAAAATATTCTTCCTTATGCTGACCCAGCGGTACCtgagatagaagaaaaagatcATCTGACAGTCACAAGCTTCAGGATATAGATCCTCAGTTGCCAATTCTAGTCCCTTACCCCTGGGCCCAGTTCCCTCTGGGGGCCCTGGTTCTCACCATGTCTGGCTGGAATCGACCCAAATGCCATGCAATTGTCATCTGGAGACAGGCCTGTTGGACATTTGgcagtgtggccatcaccatctccaATGTTACATCCTTTGTAGTTGGTGGGGGTTGCCGCATAGTACATGGAGCATTAGGAACCCAGGCATACCAATCTAGCTATTGTGGGGAGAGACTAAAGTCATTCAGAGACCAGGAACCTGAGCCTTTAGTTCCCCGCCCCCATTTCCTTCACCATAATAAAGGAATGTTTTCAGCCTCCAACACACTCAGGGATTCCGATTTCCAAATAACTTTACCTGTCCCTGATTAATGCCTGAGTGTTGGACTGTGCATGTGAAGATGCACATGGTGAGAAAGTGGCAGAGGTCAGCCCTGGACTGGAAGAAGACAGGAAACCctggaagagagaagagtttgTGGATGttataaggaaaggaaaagttATAGTAAGAGATGATGGTTTGCAGAGGACAGATGTATAAGGAAGATTCTGTAATGTTGAAAAGGAGGGTTGAGCTGGAATTCAGGagttagtctctctctctctctggggttTGCTGACTGCTAGCACCTGGAAGGAGTGGTGGCCAAGTACCTGGTGGAGTTCTTGTACCTGTCCTTGCCACTGTGACCTGTGTTTCCCTTGAAAGAAGATCTTTGAACCTGGAGCTAGCCTGAACCAACATCCAGCTATCTACACTATCAGTTAGCAACGGTCTGGGTCCATTTGGATTTGGGACCTTTCCCTTGGGTCCCTGTCTAATCTGCTACAGACCAATACCTCTAGTAACAATCAAGAGAGGTTTGGTTAGTGTAGGGTAGCTAGATTTAGGGTTCGGGGTTTTAGGTGAGAGAGTCTCAGTCCATAAAATCTCTGAAGACCCTTCTGGAGAAGGTTTAGTTCCTGGGGTATTTAGCTAGTAAAATAGTGATAGaaattccctttcctctccaAACCTCTCTTTGAGAATAAATTACAACTTCCAGTGACTTTTGCCTGATCTGTGACTGAGGGGTCTGTGTGCTAGGCCCTAGACCAGGTTTTGGCCTGGTCAGGGCTGTCTGTTAGGCCCTTTCACCCACAGTGTGTAAACCTTGATACTGGCCCAGAGTAATTAATTTAATCCCATCTAATCCCATCTCCCAGATACCCATATTACATGGAAGCTGAAGATTCAGGGAGAAATAAGGGCTGGTGTTCTCAGAAGGTGGCCAAGGTCCTGGGATGTGTGATTTAGGGAAAATTTAGATTCTTAAAAGCTATGTGGtcatatttcttatttctcccttcatttttagaGGGATTTAGAGTGTAAAAGTCTTTTGTTCTGATAAATCCATTTACATTATAGTCAGGTTTAAATTTGCACGTAAGACTGTATGTGGATAGGGTTAGGAGCAAAAAGCCAGTGAGAAAGAAGTGGCAGCCAACTTAAGGAACTTAGTCTTTGTTGGAAGATATGTCTTAATTTTATCTCTAAATAGAGGTGAGAAAGATGGAGACTGGAGACCCTAAGATCTATCTACTTGGCTGCTGTGTGGTACCATGTCCTTTATGTGGTTCTTGTTGCTCGTGTTAGTGGACTGGGTTTGTTTCTCTGTCGGGGCTGTTTATAAATACTTGGGAAAAGGGGTCAGGATGTAGGAAAATATCAAGGGATTGAGGTCTGAGATGATCTTATTAGATAGTCTCCAGGTTTAGAAATAGTTTCATAAGAGTAGTGGAATTCAGAAAGGATTTTAATAGAGGGCTCCAGAAAGGATTAAGAACAAAGGGGAAATGATTGTTCAGTATGGCACATGCCCTGTCTTTCTTACCTTGGTCCTGGGCTCCACATAACCCAATCTCAGTGATCTCTCTGCACCAGGATTGTAGCTCAAGATCACTCTGAACAACCTTGTCCCCTGAATAATGGAGATGGACTATTCCTTTCACATACCTGCTCCCAAGAGAGAAGGGGGTCAGAGAAAAGCTGTTGAGGGGAATTGGTGGGGCATTACCAAGAAGCACAGGATTGAAGTTAGAACAAGGAACAGTTTTCactcaaaaatgaagaaaaatcctTTGTATATCATATTATTGCCAAAAAATTGTGATTTTGCTTTCCTCTAAAGATCACAAAAGAGGGAAAACTTTTTGAGGTATAGCATTACATTTGGGCagctttttttttacatcaaagGAAGCAGGTCTCTCTTCTCCACTGCTTTATCATCCATTGTTCCCGGTGCTGCCCCCCAAGGCAGTATAGAACAAATCTAGCACCTCTTCACATCCTGGTTCTTCAGTGATTGAAAGCTATTTTATTCTTCTTAAGACTTCTGCCCTCTCTTTCCACTCTGGATAATTGGGGCCTTTGTCTTTCTCTGGCCTTGCAGCTTCTCTCTCCCTGACCTTTCACAGATCATTAACATTAGTTTAGCAGTGACATTTATCATTATCAGGGTTAGGTCATTCTGTGTTTGACATTATTCTCTTATAGGGTTTTTCTACTCTTTTGTGTTCATCCCCAATTAAGGCCAAGTTGCTAAAAGAGGCATTAGTTTCTTGAGAcagttatcttttttctttctcattatcattgtttctattttcttccttagaCTTTCATTCTTGAGAACTTTCAATTCTTCCCAGGCTGCCTTTAATTATAAAGTTGTAGGTTACAAGATATTAGTCTATTCTTTGAATCTTTTGAAATGTACTCTTCCAACCTGGGTGCTATTCTTGGTCTCTCTTCTTCCACATATTCAGGAAGCTGCtagatcttgtcatttctacctccatgATATCTCTTGTATGACTCTCACTTAGCCAACACCCCTTGTCAACTTGCCTTTATCACTtgcctagacttttttttttattattaaaacccttaccttccgtcttggagtcaatactgtgtattggctccaaggcagaagagtggtaagggtaggcaatgggggtcaagtgacttgctcagggtcacacagctgagaagtgtctgaggccagatttgaacctaggacctcccgtctctaggcctggctctcaatccactgagctacccagctgcccccacttgcCTAGACTTTTGCAACAGCCTCCcatttggttttttcccctcttgtctcccctctccaatccatcctacaCACAATGGCCAAAGTGATTTTATAGAAGTCAGCTCTAAACATTTTATTCTCTCGCTTGACTTGATAaaccccagtggctcctttttgactaaaacattttttttatttatctcattctttttttatttaaacttttgtaTCCTTTACAGTTTATATACTTATTGGTTCAGtatcatatattaatataaatgtaaattatatgtatataaattacaAATAAGTATAGCAATAGATATAAACATAGATTTGTTGGAGGTGTATgctcaacattttttttactgATAAGGTTGCATGGTCACAAAAGTAGTCAATACTCTTTAGGTTTGCTGGACTTCTGAGTGCCCTGTGAGGAAATATCTCCTTCTGACCATATTGACCATTGTGCCTAATATGGAGGTGAGGGGAGCTACTGAACTATTGCTCTAGGTTTGCTTTGCTGAGTATCATTGAGGGAGCTATAATTGAGTGAACTTCTTTTTGTCATAAGGCATATGGAATATCagtgtctcatttcattccagcCCCAAACC
The window above is part of the Gracilinanus agilis isolate LMUSP501 chromosome 4, AgileGrace, whole genome shotgun sequence genome. Proteins encoded here:
- the RNASEK gene encoding ribonuclease kappa, with the protein product MVSLLCCGPKLAACGIVLSVWAVIMLVILGIFFNLHTAGLFEDLPVEEDDFSQDNPEKIFALFESVSYNCFIAAGLYALVGGFSFCQVRLNKRKEYMVR